From a region of the Candidatus Sysuiplasma jiujiangense genome:
- a CDS encoding SDR family oxidoreductase: MEEKKTAVVTGASRGIGKAVALALAGAGYNLCLNAFSDREELGRVAGQAHRASTEVMYRTGDISDEEFVRSFFRQVDEKFGGTDILVNNAGIYIRKSVLELDLQDWKKTIDVNLTGAFLCSKASIPHMIERRWGRIINISSQLAVKGSRHGAHYAASKAGLLGLTKSMAIELGEYGINVNAILPGTIRTRILEHYSEKELQDMASAVPLKRIGTPEDVAGAVLFLASAQASYISGASINVSGGLLIC, from the coding sequence ATGGAAGAGAAGAAAACGGCTGTTGTCACAGGTGCTTCGAGAGGGATAGGGAAGGCGGTAGCACTGGCGCTTGCGGGCGCGGGTTACAACCTTTGCCTCAATGCATTCTCTGACAGGGAGGAACTGGGCAGGGTGGCCGGACAGGCCCATCGTGCATCGACTGAAGTTATGTACAGGACAGGGGATATTTCAGATGAGGAATTTGTAAGATCATTTTTCCGGCAGGTGGACGAAAAGTTCGGAGGGACGGACATACTGGTAAACAATGCGGGAATTTACATCCGGAAATCGGTTCTGGAACTGGATCTGCAGGATTGGAAGAAAACGATAGACGTCAATCTTACAGGCGCGTTTCTCTGCTCGAAAGCATCCATTCCGCATATGATCGAGAGGAGATGGGGAAGGATAATCAACATCTCCTCACAGCTTGCGGTAAAGGGATCGAGGCATGGCGCTCATTATGCCGCTTCAAAAGCGGGACTGCTGGGGCTTACGAAGTCCATGGCGATAGAACTGGGGGAATACGGAATTAACGTTAACGCGATTCTCCCGGGGACCATAAGGACAAGAATACTGGAACATTACAGCGAGAAGGAACTGCAGGACATGGCTTCAGCCGTTCCCCTGAAGCGCATCGGAACACCTGAAGATGTCGCAGGTGCGGTCCTTTTCCTTGCCTCTGCGCAAGCCTCGTACATAAGCGGTGCATCAATCAACGTTTCCGGGGGCCTGCTGATCTGCTGA
- a CDS encoding transcription initiation factor IIB — protein MTAVNKAKQKIEVDEIELCPECNSSHLEEDYERGELVCADCGLVISENLIDPGQEWRGFDAEQNEKRARTGAPITYTVHDKGLSTEISWKNVDIYGKSVPARNKPQLYRMRKWQKRLRAANAVERNLMVALGSIERISSNMGLPKNVREESAVIYRKAASRDLIRGRSIEGVVAASIYAAARQLNFPRAIEEVARASRVGRKEIGRNYRTLVRELKLSLLPTTPQDYISRFCSELSLGTDVEAKALELLKNMEAGSSTVGKGPTGIAAAAIYISAILCGRKRTQEEIATVSGVTEVTLRNRFKDITSVLSIGAEL, from the coding sequence ATGACCGCGGTTAACAAAGCAAAACAAAAGATAGAGGTTGACGAGATAGAACTTTGTCCCGAGTGTAACAGTTCGCATCTGGAAGAGGATTATGAAAGGGGTGAGCTTGTATGTGCGGACTGCGGACTCGTAATCAGCGAGAATCTGATTGATCCGGGCCAGGAATGGCGCGGTTTCGATGCAGAGCAGAATGAAAAGAGGGCGCGAACAGGTGCGCCCATCACCTATACAGTCCATGACAAGGGACTGTCGACCGAGATATCCTGGAAGAACGTCGATATATACGGAAAAAGCGTGCCTGCAAGAAACAAGCCTCAGCTGTACAGGATGAGGAAGTGGCAGAAGAGACTTAGGGCAGCCAATGCGGTCGAAAGGAATCTCATGGTGGCACTTGGCTCTATAGAACGGATAAGTTCGAATATGGGGCTGCCAAAGAACGTAAGGGAGGAGTCAGCCGTAATATACAGGAAGGCAGCCTCCAGGGATCTTATACGCGGCAGAAGTATTGAAGGCGTTGTCGCAGCCTCCATATATGCGGCGGCAAGGCAGCTGAATTTTCCGAGGGCCATCGAGGAAGTGGCGCGTGCCAGCCGCGTAGGCAGGAAGGAAATAGGCAGAAATTACAGGACACTCGTCAGGGAACTGAAACTGTCACTGCTGCCCACGACACCACAGGACTATATATCGAGGTTCTGCAGCGAACTCAGCCTTGGAACGGATGTGGAAGCGAAGGCGCTTGAACTGCTCAAGAACATGGAGGCAGGCTCGTCTACGGTAGGAAAGGGTCCTACGGGGATTGCAGCAGCCGCCATTTACATTTCCGCTATACTTTGCGGCAGGAAAAGGACTCAGGAGGAAATTGCAACAGTTTCCGGCGTTACGGAAGTGACACTGAGAAACAGGTTCAAGGATATAACCTCCGTTCTTTCCATTGGGGCTGAGCTCTGA
- the thpR gene encoding RNA 2',3'-cyclic phosphodiesterase codes for MRVFIAVDVEDRSSFGLLLNNPFFGSRCVRRVRPANLHYTLAFIGEIEDSVIQSISDMLDSICRSHGSFDVTYSGLGIFGTTERPRVLWSGVADMGENAAIGSEIASSLARMEVGFDSRDLKPHVTLARFSCVPDREALQLLLSEYGGKEFVRERVRKISIKRSVPGKYGAEYETLHESFLGL; via the coding sequence ATGCGGGTCTTCATAGCGGTGGATGTTGAAGACAGGAGCTCATTCGGACTCCTTCTCAACAATCCGTTTTTCGGTTCCAGATGTGTCAGGAGGGTTCGGCCGGCAAACCTGCATTACACGCTCGCATTCATCGGTGAAATTGAGGACTCCGTAATACAGTCAATTTCAGACATGCTTGACAGTATCTGCAGATCACACGGTTCATTCGATGTCACTTATTCCGGCCTGGGCATATTCGGCACGACGGAAAGACCCAGGGTTCTGTGGTCCGGCGTTGCGGATATGGGGGAAAATGCGGCAATAGGCAGCGAAATAGCATCCTCACTTGCCCGGATGGAAGTTGGATTTGACAGCCGGGACCTGAAACCACATGTCACTCTTGCAAGGTTCTCATGCGTCCCCGACAGGGAAGCGCTGCAATTGCTTCTTTCGGAGTACGGAGGGAAGGAATTTGTTAGAGAACGGGTGAGAAAGATATCGATTAAAAGGAGCGTGCCCGGGAAGTACGGAGCGGAGTACGAAACACTGCATGAGTCGTTTCTTGGATTATGA